In Rhineura floridana isolate rRhiFlo1 chromosome 6, rRhiFlo1.hap2, whole genome shotgun sequence, one genomic interval encodes:
- the ADRM1 gene encoding proteasomal ubiquitin receptor ADRM1, protein MSSGALFPSLVPGSRGSSSKYLVEFRAGKMSLKGSTVTPDKRKGLVYIQQTDDSLIHFCWKDRTSGNVEDDLIIFPDDCEFKRVPQCTTGRVYVLKFKAGSKRLFFWMQEPKTEKDEEHCRKVNEYLNNPPMPGALGGSGSGGHELSALGGEGGLQSLLGNMSHNQLMQLIGPTGLGGLGGLGALTGPGLASLLGSGAPPTSSSSSSSRSQSAAVTPSSSTSSTRVTPAPTAPAAASATSPSPAPSSGNGTSTATSPTQPIQLSDLQTILATMNVPAGAGGQQVDLSSVLTPEIMAPILANTEVQERLLPYLPSGESLPQTAEEIQNTLTSPQFQQALSMFSAALASGQLGPLMSQFGLPAEAVDAANKGDVEAFAKAMQNNVKSDQKEEDSKDKKDEEEDMSLD, encoded by the exons ATGTCTTCTGGTGCTTTATTTCCAAGCCTGGTGCCAGGCTCCCGGGGCTCATCTAGCAAATACTTGGTAGAGTTCCGTGCAGGAAAGATGTCTTTGAAAGGCAGCACCGTTACACCAGACAAGAGGAAAGGTCTTGTATATATCCAGCAAACGGATGATTCCCTCATTCACTTCTGTTGGAAAGACAGGACTTCCGGGAATGTGGAGGAT GATTTGATTATTTTTCCTGATGACTGTGAATTTAAGAGGGTGCCTCAGTGTACTACAGGCCGTGTGTATGTGTTGAAATTCAAGGCTGGATCCAAGCGACTCTTCTTCTGGATGCAG GAGCCCAAGACTGAAAAAGACGAGGAACACTGCCGTAAGGTGAACGAATATCTGAACAATCCACCAATGCCTGGAGCTCTGGGTGGCAGTGGAAGTGGAGGCCATGAGCTGTCTGCCCTTGGAG GTGAGGGTGGCTTGCAAAGTCTTCTGGGAAACATGAGCCATAACCAGCTCATGCAGCTGATTGGACCAACAGGCTTAGGAGGACTTG GTGGGCTTGGTGCTCTGACGGGTCCTGGTCTGGCGAGTCTGTTGGGAAGTGGGGCCCCCCCAACTAGCAGCTCTTCTTCAAG CTCTCGCAGCCAATCAGCAGCTGTGACACCATCTTCCAGTACTTCCTCCACACGAGTAACTCCAGCTCCTACAGCTCCGGCAGCTGCCTCTGCCACCAGTCCCAGCCCTGCTCCAAGTTCTGGAAATGGAACCAGCACAGCAACAAGCCCTACTCAACCCATCCAGCTGAGTGACCTCCAGACTATCTTGGCGACGATGAACGTTCCAGCTGGAGCAGGAGGACAGCAAG TTGACCTGTCCAGCGTTCTGACGCCTGAAATAATGGCACCCATTCTGGCAAATACAGAGGTTCAAGAGCGCTTACTGCCTTACCTTCCTTCAGGGGAATCTCTGCCACAGACGGCAGAGGAGATCCAGAACACTCTGACTTCTCCACAGTTCCAGCAG GCACTGAGCATGTTCAGCGCTGCTTTGGCTTCTGGGCAGTTGGGACCTCTAATGAGCCAATTTGGCTTACCAGCGGAGGCAGTAGATGCAGCAAACAAAGGCG ATGTAGAGGCCTTTGCAAAAGCAATGCAGAACAATGTCAAATCCGATCAAAAGGAAGAAGACTCAAAAGACAAGAAGGATGAGGAAGAAGACATGAGTTTAGATTAA